One Prevotella intermedia ATCC 25611 = DSM 20706 DNA window includes the following coding sequences:
- a CDS encoding DUF3943 domain-containing protein has product MLLANILLLANLFAAQADSTVSNTQLDNYKDSIKIEITQQQDSIPEDTAVRKYPWRTATHVVGANLAILAFDRYILDAPFSKVTWKTIGRNLSPTKWYWDSDIFRTNLFSHPYHGSIYYNAARSNGLSYVEAIPYVVGGSLMWEISGEMERPSINDFLATSAGGLAMGEVLHRISNRIFDNRKRGCERVVREIIGMVLNPSRGLTRMVTGTAFRTTNTRSSLETINNTPLHFSILGSAQMLNSHTTGIKPDYRPVFNISFSYGSPVNASNKRPYDFFRVDLGVSPSMELSLVSNANIIGQLRQWPLLQTNNSTATIGLYQNFDFYSTDSIKGTVPYKVSEAASMGVGVAWYYESGRFKCFSELYFNGVLLGGALSDYHDNRYNRDYSVGSGYSIKNYSGIDYGSFVRFRLLSDMKYLASWHSYEDEDETKEYVDYSVMGDRGRAVTFLLQPKIEISLSKHWFMEASSLFVFRNFHYCYRPNCHTTTYNARLGIGFRL; this is encoded by the coding sequence ATGCTACTTGCAAATATATTATTGCTGGCCAATCTGTTTGCCGCTCAAGCGGATTCAACCGTCAGTAATACACAGCTTGATAATTATAAGGATTCAATTAAAATAGAGATAACACAGCAGCAAGACTCTATTCCCGAAGATACAGCAGTTCGGAAATATCCTTGGCGCACCGCAACACACGTAGTTGGTGCTAATCTTGCTATTCTCGCTTTCGACAGATACATACTCGACGCCCCCTTTTCAAAGGTTACGTGGAAGACGATAGGTAGGAATCTGTCGCCCACAAAATGGTATTGGGACAGCGATATCTTCAGAACCAACTTGTTTTCGCACCCCTATCACGGCTCAATCTATTACAACGCAGCACGTAGCAACGGCTTATCCTACGTTGAGGCGATACCCTACGTCGTTGGTGGAAGCTTGATGTGGGAAATCAGCGGAGAAATGGAACGTCCTTCCATCAACGACTTTTTGGCAACATCGGCAGGTGGATTGGCTATGGGCGAAGTACTACATAGAATTTCAAACCGCATTTTCGACAACCGCAAACGTGGCTGTGAGCGTGTCGTTCGCGAAATAATCGGTATGGTGTTGAACCCTTCCCGAGGTTTAACACGAATGGTAACGGGCACCGCTTTCCGCACAACCAACACTCGCAGCAGTCTGGAAACAATCAACAATACCCCACTCCACTTTTCCATTCTCGGAAGCGCGCAAATGCTCAACAGCCATACCACAGGTATAAAGCCTGACTATCGGCCTGTTTTCAACATCAGTTTCTCTTACGGTTCGCCCGTCAATGCCTCTAACAAACGCCCTTACGACTTCTTTAGAGTAGACTTAGGGGTTAGTCCCAGTATGGAACTATCGCTCGTCAGCAATGCAAACATCATCGGACAGCTGCGCCAATGGCCATTGCTGCAAACCAATAACAGCACGGCAACCATAGGATTGTATCAGAATTTCGACTTCTACTCCACCGATTCCATCAAGGGCACCGTGCCTTATAAGGTGTCTGAAGCCGCAAGTATGGGCGTTGGTGTAGCGTGGTACTATGAGTCAGGACGATTTAAATGCTTTTCCGAGCTATACTTCAATGGTGTTTTGCTGGGCGGTGCCCTATCCGATTATCACGACAACCGCTACAACCGCGATTACAGCGTGGGCAGCGGTTACAGCATTAAAAACTATTCGGGCATCGATTATGGGTCTTTCGTCCGCTTTCGCTTACTTTCCGATATGAAATACCTTGCTTCTTGGCATAGCTACGAAGATGAAGACGAAACAAAAGAATACGTTGATTACAGCGTTATGGGCGACCGTGGCAGGGCAGTAACCTTTCTTTTACAACCCAAAATAGAAATTTCGTTGTCGAAACATTGGTTTATGGAGGCTTCTTCGCTCTTTGTTTTCCGCAATTTCCATTACTGCTATCGCCCCAATTGCCACACAACGACTTACAATGCAAGGCTCGGAATCGGTTTCAGATTATAG
- the lgt gene encoding prolipoprotein diacylglyceryl transferase has protein sequence MLNNLLYIAWQPDEYLVRFGSMGIRWYGMCWLVGFAVAYFLMRWLFKRHKIADEKFDPMFVYVFLGAFIGARLGHCFFYEPQDFFDSWQHFVEIFLPIKFLAGGGWKFVGYQGLASHGGVIGLLVGLYLYIKRTKLNAWVVLDFMGICSTVTSVFIRLGNLMNSEIIGKVTDVPWAFVFYDVDTYPRHPGQLYEAIAYFVFFWVIFLIYRKYPKKVGTGLYFGLCLALIFTFRFFIEYTKEVQVDFEAGLPIDMGQILSIPFIALGIWSVMRSRGKEYNA, from the coding sequence ATGCTGAACAATCTGCTTTATATAGCTTGGCAACCCGACGAATACCTTGTGCGCTTCGGCTCAATGGGCATTCGTTGGTACGGAATGTGCTGGCTTGTGGGCTTTGCCGTTGCATATTTCCTTATGCGATGGCTCTTCAAACGCCACAAGATAGCCGACGAAAAGTTCGACCCGATGTTTGTTTACGTCTTCCTTGGCGCATTTATCGGTGCCCGATTGGGGCATTGTTTCTTTTACGAACCGCAAGACTTCTTCGACTCGTGGCAGCATTTCGTTGAGATATTTCTCCCTATAAAGTTCCTTGCTGGCGGCGGTTGGAAGTTCGTAGGCTATCAAGGCTTGGCTTCCCACGGCGGAGTTATCGGACTCCTCGTTGGTCTTTACCTTTACATAAAGCGCACAAAGCTGAATGCTTGGGTCGTGTTAGACTTTATGGGCATCTGTTCTACCGTAACATCGGTGTTCATTCGCTTGGGCAATCTGATGAATTCGGAGATTATCGGAAAGGTAACCGATGTGCCTTGGGCGTTCGTTTTCTACGATGTCGATACCTATCCGCGCCACCCCGGACAGCTTTACGAGGCGATTGCCTACTTTGTTTTCTTCTGGGTTATCTTCCTTATTTATAGGAAATATCCTAAGAAAGTGGGTACAGGACTTTACTTCGGCTTATGCCTTGCGCTTATTTTCACTTTCCGTTTCTTCATCGAATACACAAAGGAAGTGCAAGTAGACTTCGAGGCTGGCTTGCCAATTGATATGGGACAGATACTCAGCATACCGTTTATAGCACTCGGTATATGGTCGGTTATGCGGTCGAGAGGGAAAGAATACAATGCGTAA
- a CDS encoding RNA methyltransferase, with translation MRKLRTIEMNRLSLEEFKQSRKLPLVVVLDDVRSLYNVGSVFRSCDAFRIEAIYLCGITATPPNAEIHKTALGAENSVDWQYFSNAEDAVTQLKNNGYFVYSVEQVEGSTALQDLSEHISPINNDTSAQKHYAVVLGNEVKGVHQSVVDLSDGCLEIPQFGTKHSLNVSVTAGIVVWEFARALLL, from the coding sequence GTGAGAAAGCTACGTACCATAGAAATGAACCGCCTCTCGCTTGAGGAATTTAAGCAGAGTCGGAAGCTCCCGCTCGTTGTCGTGCTCGACGATGTACGGTCGCTTTACAACGTTGGCAGCGTGTTTCGTTCGTGCGATGCTTTCCGTATCGAGGCGATTTACCTCTGCGGAATAACGGCTACACCTCCCAATGCGGAGATACACAAGACGGCTTTAGGGGCTGAAAACTCGGTTGATTGGCAGTATTTCAGCAATGCCGAAGATGCCGTAACACAGCTGAAAAACAATGGTTACTTCGTTTACAGCGTCGAACAGGTAGAGGGTTCAACCGCATTGCAAGACCTTTCGGAGCATATTTCGCCCATCAACAACGACACATCTGCCCAAAAGCACTACGCCGTAGTACTTGGAAACGAAGTAAAAGGTGTGCATCAATCGGTTGTAGACCTAAGCGATGGCTGCCTTGAAATACCACAGTTCGGCACGAAACACTCTCTAAACGTAAGCGTTACAGCAGGTATCGTGGTCTGGGAGTTTGCCCGTGCGCTGCTGTTATAG
- a CDS encoding adenine-specific methyltransferase EcoRI family protein: MANKTLTLAKKAKNDEFYTQLGDIEREMKHYKQHFKGKTVLCNCDDPRVSNFFKYFALNFELLGLKRLIATCYKSKEINTFSQNNSEQAVYIVYEGDKNDNHIVDNEEIEVKPLKGDGDFRSKECVELLKQADIVVTNPPFSLFREYITQLIEYDKSFIVIGNYNAITYKEIFPLIKNNKLWLGNGFSGGNAYFNIIPTGRTFANGVYDESTQLVKFRNCCWYTNLDIQKRHEELILYKRYSPEEYPKYDNYDAINVNKVKEIPMDYDGVMGVPITFMDKYNPKQFEIVGIDRYVADNPNYGHRFTISGKEIYARILIRRKTL, encoded by the coding sequence ATGGCGAATAAAACTTTAACCTTAGCCAAAAAGGCTAAGAACGATGAGTTCTACACGCAACTTGGCGATATAGAACGAGAAATGAAACACTACAAACAACATTTTAAGGGAAAGACAGTGCTGTGCAACTGCGACGACCCACGTGTGAGCAACTTCTTTAAGTATTTTGCTCTGAACTTTGAACTATTGGGCTTGAAAAGGCTTATTGCTACTTGCTACAAGAGTAAAGAAATCAATACCTTCTCTCAAAACAATTCGGAACAAGCCGTTTATATTGTTTACGAAGGCGATAAAAACGACAACCATATCGTTGATAATGAAGAAATAGAGGTTAAACCATTAAAAGGAGATGGCGATTTTCGCAGCAAAGAATGTGTAGAACTATTAAAGCAAGCCGACATAGTCGTTACTAATCCGCCCTTTTCTTTGTTCCGTGAGTATATTACACAGTTAATAGAGTATGATAAAAGTTTCATTGTAATAGGTAATTACAATGCAATAACCTATAAGGAAATATTCCCTTTGATAAAAAATAATAAGTTATGGCTCGGCAATGGCTTTTCAGGCGGAAATGCTTATTTTAATATTATCCCTACTGGGCGTACATTTGCAAATGGTGTATATGATGAAAGTACACAGTTAGTAAAGTTCCGTAACTGCTGTTGGTATACGAATCTTGATATTCAAAAACGCCATGAAGAACTTATTTTGTACAAACGTTATAGTCCAGAAGAATATCCAAAGTACGATAATTATGATGCTATCAACGTTAATAAAGTAAAGGAAATACCGATGGACTATGATGGAGTAATGGGCGTTCCAATAACTTTTATGGATAAGTACAACCCTAAGCAGTTTGAAATAGTAGGCATTGATAGATACGTTGCAGATAATCCAAATTATGGACATCGCTTTACTATTAGTGGAAAAGAGATTTATGCAAGAATATTAATTAGAAGAAAGACTTTATAA
- a CDS encoding heavy metal-binding domain-containing protein — MILTTTPNIEGYKILEYKGLVTGETIIGANFIKDFFAGIRDIVGGRSKSYEKVLQEGKETSVREMMQRAQELGANAIVGIDIDYETVGQGGSMLMVACSGTAVRI, encoded by the coding sequence ATGATTCTTACAACAACTCCAAACATCGAAGGTTATAAGATTTTAGAGTACAAAGGACTTGTAACGGGTGAAACAATTATTGGTGCAAACTTTATAAAAGACTTCTTTGCAGGTATCAGAGACATTGTAGGCGGACGCAGCAAGTCGTACGAAAAGGTGTTGCAGGAAGGCAAGGAAACTTCTGTTCGGGAAATGATGCAACGTGCGCAGGAATTGGGCGCAAACGCTATTGTGGGCATCGACATCGATTATGAGACAGTAGGGCAGGGCGGTTCGATGCTGATGGTGGCTTGTTCGGGCACCGCAGTGCGTATATAA
- a CDS encoding HNH endonuclease family protein yields the protein MKIELKPIKLKDLFQGYKDDAEEGVVAYGELLDVRPKYQREFVYKDEQRNAVIDTVRKGFPLNVMYWVKKDDGGFEVLDGQQRTLSICQYLSNDFSIKEEYFHTLTDDQQAQILDYELMVYFCEGTDSEKLEWFKTINIAGEKLYDQELRNAVYTGEWLTDAKRHFSKTGCPAMGLGDKYVKGVAIRQEILQLVLCWINDGAKGTPDEKIRQYMADHQHDANANELWLYFVQVINWVQTIFPTYRREMKGVPWGILYNEFGQQPLDTKKLEDEVAKLMADDEVQNKKGIYEYVLTRNEKYLNIRTFEQRISRAVYEKQQGICPICGEHFDIEDMEADHIIPWHKGGKTEKDNCQMLCMKCNRTKSGK from the coding sequence ATGAAAATAGAATTAAAACCTATCAAATTAAAAGACCTTTTTCAAGGATATAAAGATGATGCCGAAGAGGGTGTAGTGGCTTATGGCGAACTTCTTGATGTTCGTCCGAAATATCAACGTGAGTTTGTTTATAAAGACGAACAACGCAATGCTGTAATTGACACGGTGCGAAAAGGCTTTCCTCTCAATGTAATGTATTGGGTGAAAAAAGACGATGGTGGCTTCGAGGTGTTGGACGGGCAGCAGCGCACGCTTAGTATTTGCCAATATCTTAGCAACGATTTCTCTATAAAAGAAGAGTATTTCCACACCCTGACAGACGACCAACAAGCGCAAATACTGGATTACGAACTAATGGTTTACTTCTGTGAAGGTACCGACAGCGAGAAGTTGGAATGGTTTAAAACCATCAATATAGCTGGAGAAAAGCTCTACGACCAAGAATTGCGCAATGCTGTATATACGGGAGAATGGCTCACCGATGCAAAACGCCACTTCTCGAAGACAGGTTGTCCTGCTATGGGATTGGGCGATAAGTATGTGAAAGGTGTAGCAATACGCCAAGAAATTTTACAGCTTGTATTGTGTTGGATTAACGATGGGGCGAAAGGAACACCCGATGAGAAGATACGACAATATATGGCAGACCATCAACACGATGCCAATGCCAACGAATTGTGGCTCTATTTCGTGCAAGTTATAAACTGGGTGCAGACCATTTTCCCAACTTACCGACGTGAAATGAAAGGAGTGCCATGGGGAATACTTTACAACGAGTTTGGACAACAGCCGTTAGACACAAAGAAACTTGAAGATGAAGTTGCGAAACTTATGGCAGACGATGAAGTGCAGAACAAGAAAGGCATTTACGAATATGTGCTTACACGAAACGAAAAGTATTTGAATATTCGCACTTTCGAGCAGCGTATAAGTCGTGCGGTATATGAAAAGCAGCAAGGAATTTGCCCTATTTGTGGAGAACATTTCGATATTGAAGATATGGAAGCTGACCATATTATACCTTGGCACAAAGGTGGAAAGACGGAAAAAGACAATTGTCAGATGCTTTGTATGAAGTGTAATCGCACTAAATCGGGGAAGTAG
- the pncB gene encoding nicotinate phosphoribosyltransferase gives MRQIIQHFTDNDAYTFSCQYYILQTYPRAEVEYTFFDRNETVYPMGFAELLNEQLGYMPNVIITEEEIAFMKKRMYYLPEWYFTFLRGYRFNPHELTVTQDEEGHLDVKVRGKWYSTIMWEMPILSIVSELMHNLQGHITAYNPKREYERCVEKTRKILSNGLILGDMGTRRRMSFDHQNMVIRTMKEVYEQGGYTDDSGFHPWTGRFTGTSNVYLAMRYDLIAIGTMSHQIIEFEECVSGIFECNFNVMRKFSDVYDGDNGIYLYDCFGDKVFFSNLSKRMAMMFNGLRVDSGVEEEQVEKIIAKYKSLGIDPATKQVVFSNGLNIDRAIEIHKYVDSRMKDSYGMGTYLTCNVENVEPMNIVVKLTRMRITESREWNDCVKLSCDKGKTLGNPAKCAYLQMMIG, from the coding sequence ATGCGACAAATAATTCAACATTTCACCGATAACGACGCTTATACGTTTAGTTGTCAGTACTACATATTGCAAACCTATCCTCGCGCTGAGGTGGAATATACATTCTTCGACCGCAATGAAACTGTCTATCCAATGGGATTTGCCGAGCTGCTGAACGAGCAGTTGGGATATATGCCCAACGTGATTATCACGGAAGAAGAGATTGCTTTCATGAAGAAACGTATGTATTATCTGCCCGAATGGTACTTTACCTTCCTTCGAGGTTATCGCTTCAACCCTCACGAACTTACGGTTACACAAGACGAGGAAGGGCATTTGGACGTAAAAGTGCGTGGTAAATGGTACTCTACCATTATGTGGGAGATGCCCATTTTAAGCATTGTTTCGGAGTTGATGCACAATCTTCAGGGGCATATAACCGCCTATAACCCTAAGCGAGAGTATGAACGTTGTGTAGAAAAGACGCGTAAAATTCTTTCAAATGGGTTGATTTTAGGCGATATGGGTACGCGTCGCCGTATGTCGTTCGACCACCAGAATATGGTCATTCGTACGATGAAGGAGGTCTATGAGCAAGGCGGATACACCGACGACAGCGGCTTTCACCCTTGGACGGGGCGTTTTACAGGAACGAGCAATGTTTATCTTGCGATGCGATACGACCTTATTGCCATTGGAACAATGAGCCATCAGATTATCGAATTTGAAGAATGTGTGAGCGGAATATTTGAATGTAACTTCAACGTAATGCGCAAATTCAGCGACGTTTACGATGGCGACAACGGCATTTATCTCTACGATTGTTTTGGCGACAAGGTGTTCTTCAGCAACCTTTCTAAACGTATGGCGATGATGTTTAACGGTTTGCGTGTAGACAGCGGCGTAGAAGAAGAACAAGTAGAGAAGATTATTGCAAAGTATAAGTCGCTCGGAATCGACCCTGCCACCAAGCAAGTGGTGTTCAGCAACGGTCTTAACATCGACCGCGCCATAGAAATTCACAAGTATGTAGACAGCAGAATGAAAGACAGTTATGGTATGGGAACCTACCTTACCTGCAATGTTGAGAACGTGGAACCAATGAATATCGTCGTTAAACTCACCCGAATGCGCATTACGGAAAGTCGCGAATGGAACGACTGCGTGAAGCTATCGTGCGACAAAGGCAAAACTTTGGGTAACCCCGCTAAGTGTGCTTACTTGCAAATGATGATAGGGTAG
- the mutS gene encoding DNA mismatch repair protein MutS: MAKDNKGLTPMMRQFFSMKEKHPDALMLFRCGDFYETYCDDAIEASKILGITLTRRNNGAAAGDEMAGFPHHALDTFLPKLIRAGKRVAICDQLEDPKKKREALKGKRGLSAEDKMVRRGITELVTPGVAMGDNVLNYKENNFLAAVHFGKGSCGVSFLDISTGEFLTGEGTFDYVEKLIGNFSPKEVLYDRARKSDFERHFGTRLCVYEMEDWVFTDLSARQKLLKHFGTKNLKGFGVDHLNNGVIAAGAIMQYLELTQHTNINHITSLARIEEEKYVRLDRFTIRSLELVAPMQEDGSSLLNVVDRTITPMGGRMLHRWLVFPLKDVKPINERLDIVEYYFREPDFRQCLNDQLHRMGDLERIISKVAAGRVSPREVVQLKIALRAIQPMKTACLYANNEALKRVGEQLNLCESIRDRIEQEIKPDPPHLVAKGDVIAHGFNAELDELRSIRDNGKQVLLDIQEKEAAQTGINSLKIGFNNVFGYYLEVRNTFKDKVPADWIRKQTLAQAERYITPELKEYEAKILGADEKILALEARLFNELVQDMQEFIPQIQINANLVARLDCLLAFANIAEENKYVRPVVDDSMVIDIKKGRHPVIETQLPLGEPYIPNDVYLDNEQQQIMMITGPNMAGKSALLRQTALIVLLAQIGSFVPAEGARIGLVDKVFTRVGASDNISLGESTFMVEMTEASNILNNVTPRSLVLFDELGRGTSTYDGISIAWAIVEYLHEQPRAAARTLFATHYHELNEMAKNFRRIKNFNVSVKEVDGKIIFVRKLERGGSEHSFGIHVADIAGMPKSIVKRANVVLKELEADNAQVGSVGKPSAEKLEQSREGVQLSFFQLDDPVLTQIRDEIIGLDINNLTPVEALNKLNEIKRIVLPNSK; this comes from the coding sequence ATGGCAAAAGACAACAAAGGGCTCACTCCGATGATGCGACAATTCTTTTCGATGAAAGAGAAGCACCCCGATGCGTTAATGCTCTTTAGGTGTGGCGACTTCTACGAAACGTATTGCGACGATGCCATAGAAGCTTCTAAAATACTCGGCATAACGCTGACACGCCGAAACAACGGTGCAGCAGCGGGCGACGAGATGGCTGGATTTCCTCATCACGCACTCGACACTTTCTTGCCAAAGCTTATTCGTGCTGGAAAACGTGTAGCAATATGCGACCAACTCGAAGACCCGAAGAAGAAACGTGAGGCTTTGAAGGGCAAACGGGGCTTGTCTGCCGAAGACAAAATGGTGCGACGAGGCATAACGGAACTTGTTACGCCTGGCGTTGCTATGGGCGACAACGTGCTGAACTACAAGGAAAACAACTTCTTGGCGGCTGTTCACTTCGGCAAAGGTTCTTGTGGTGTGAGCTTTCTCGACATTTCGACAGGCGAATTTCTCACTGGTGAGGGCACGTTCGACTATGTTGAAAAGCTCATTGGCAACTTTTCGCCAAAGGAAGTGCTGTACGACCGTGCCCGAAAGTCTGACTTTGAACGCCATTTCGGTACACGCCTGTGTGTGTATGAAATGGAAGACTGGGTGTTTACCGACCTTTCTGCACGGCAAAAACTACTGAAACACTTCGGAACAAAGAACCTAAAGGGTTTCGGTGTAGACCATCTGAACAACGGAGTAATAGCTGCCGGGGCTATTATGCAGTACTTGGAACTGACCCAGCACACCAACATCAACCACATAACGTCGCTCGCTCGCATCGAAGAAGAGAAGTATGTGCGACTCGACCGCTTCACCATTCGTTCCTTGGAACTTGTCGCACCCATGCAGGAGGACGGTTCGTCGCTGCTCAACGTAGTAGACAGAACCATCACACCAATGGGTGGCAGAATGCTGCATCGCTGGCTTGTGTTCCCATTGAAGGACGTAAAGCCCATTAACGAGCGATTGGACATAGTGGAATACTACTTCCGCGAGCCCGATTTCCGTCAATGCCTGAACGACCAACTCCACCGTATGGGCGACTTGGAACGCATCATTTCAAAGGTGGCAGCAGGCAGAGTGTCACCGAGAGAGGTGGTTCAGCTGAAGATAGCCTTACGTGCGATACAGCCAATGAAGACCGCTTGCCTCTATGCGAACAACGAAGCCTTGAAGCGGGTAGGGGAACAGCTGAACCTCTGCGAGTCTATTCGCGACCGAATAGAGCAGGAAATAAAGCCCGACCCTCCACACTTGGTTGCCAAAGGCGACGTGATTGCGCACGGTTTCAACGCCGAACTGGACGAATTACGCTCCATTCGCGACAACGGAAAGCAGGTTTTGCTCGACATTCAGGAGAAAGAAGCGGCTCAAACAGGCATCAATTCGCTGAAGATAGGCTTCAACAACGTTTTCGGATACTACCTTGAAGTGCGCAATACCTTTAAAGACAAGGTGCCTGCCGACTGGATTCGCAAGCAAACCCTTGCGCAGGCAGAACGCTACATTACCCCAGAGCTGAAGGAATACGAAGCCAAAATACTTGGTGCCGACGAGAAAATACTCGCTCTCGAAGCACGTCTTTTCAACGAATTGGTGCAGGATATGCAGGAGTTTATCCCGCAAATACAAATCAATGCCAACCTTGTGGCACGCCTCGACTGCTTGTTGGCATTCGCAAACATAGCCGAAGAAAACAAGTATGTGCGCCCCGTGGTAGACGACAGTATGGTGATTGACATAAAGAAAGGCCGCCACCCCGTAATAGAAACCCAACTGCCGCTTGGCGAACCATACATACCCAACGACGTATATCTCGACAACGAGCAACAGCAGATTATGATGATAACAGGTCCGAATATGGCTGGTAAATCGGCTCTGTTGCGTCAAACCGCACTCATAGTACTATTGGCGCAGATAGGTAGTTTCGTCCCAGCAGAGGGCGCAAGAATCGGTTTGGTCGATAAAGTTTTCACACGAGTGGGTGCTTCCGACAATATTTCGCTCGGAGAATCTACTTTTATGGTTGAAATGACTGAGGCATCGAACATTCTGAACAATGTTACACCCCGCTCGTTGGTACTCTTCGACGAGCTTGGACGTGGCACAAGTACCTACGACGGCATCAGCATAGCGTGGGCTATCGTAGAGTATCTGCACGAACAACCGCGTGCTGCGGCACGTACACTCTTCGCCACGCACTACCACGAACTGAACGAAATGGCAAAGAACTTCCGCCGAATAAAGAACTTCAACGTATCTGTGAAAGAGGTGGACGGCAAGATTATCTTCGTGAGAAAACTGGAACGAGGCGGCAGCGAGCACTCTTTCGGTATTCACGTAGCCGACATTGCCGGTATGCCAAAGTCGATTGTGAAGCGTGCGAACGTTGTCTTGAAAGAATTGGAAGCTGACAATGCGCAGGTAGGCAGTGTAGGAAAGCCGTCGGCAGAGAAGCTTGAGCAGAGTAGGGAAGGGGTTCAGCTTTCGTTCTTCCAACTCGATGACCCTGTACTGACGCAGATACGCGACGAAATCATAGGCTTGGACATCAACAACCTTACACCTGTTGAGGCGTTGAATAAGCTCAACGAAATCAAGCGAATTGTACTTCCAAACAGCAAATAA
- the cysS gene encoding cysteine--tRNA ligase, which yields MQNLVIYNTLHRQKERFQPIAAPNVGMYVCGPTVYGDPHLGHARPSITFDILFRYLQHIGYKVRYVRNITDVGHLEHDADDGDDKIAKKARLEQLEPMEIAQFYTNRYHDAMRALNVLPPSIEPRATGHIIEQEELVKEIMANGYAYESNGSIYFDVAKYDKDHRYGVLSGRNLTDMINNSRELNGVGEKRNQTDFALWKRAMPEHIMRWPSPWSDGFPGWHCECTAMGRKYLGKHFDIHGGGMDLVFPHHECEIAQAVASQGEEMVKYWMHNNMITINGQKMGKSLNNFITLEQFFTGNHETLEQAYSPMTIRFFILSAHYRGTVDFSNEALQAAQKGYERLMNAIEDLKRIQTAAASDENTKKFVAALRQKCYDAMNDDLMTPAVISNLFEACHIVNLLIDHKAQISEEDLKELSETMRLFAFDILGLVNERGANNDAREAAYGKVVDMVLDLRAKAKANKDWAVSDQIRDALAEAGFQVKDTKDGVTWKLDK from the coding sequence ATGCAGAATTTAGTTATATATAATACGCTGCATCGGCAGAAGGAACGCTTCCAACCGATAGCTGCTCCCAATGTAGGAATGTATGTTTGCGGTCCTACTGTATATGGCGACCCACACTTGGGACACGCCCGTCCGTCGATAACATTCGATATTTTGTTCCGTTATCTGCAGCATATTGGCTACAAAGTGCGCTACGTTCGCAACATAACCGACGTAGGACACTTGGAACACGATGCTGATGACGGCGACGACAAGATAGCAAAGAAGGCACGATTAGAACAGCTTGAGCCTATGGAAATTGCGCAGTTCTACACCAATCGCTATCATGATGCAATGCGTGCGCTTAACGTTCTGCCGCCATCAATAGAGCCTCGCGCCACAGGACACATCATTGAGCAAGAGGAACTCGTGAAGGAGATAATGGCAAACGGCTACGCTTACGAAAGCAACGGCAGCATTTACTTCGATGTAGCGAAGTACGACAAGGACCATCGCTACGGTGTACTGTCTGGTCGTAACCTTACTGATATGATAAATAACTCGCGCGAGCTGAACGGCGTGGGCGAAAAGCGAAACCAAACAGACTTCGCATTGTGGAAAAGGGCTATGCCTGAACACATCATGCGCTGGCCTTCGCCTTGGAGCGACGGCTTCCCGGGCTGGCATTGCGAATGTACGGCAATGGGAAGAAAGTATCTTGGCAAGCATTTCGACATTCACGGCGGTGGCATGGACTTGGTTTTCCCTCACCACGAGTGCGAGATAGCACAGGCTGTGGCATCGCAGGGCGAAGAAATGGTGAAGTATTGGATGCACAACAATATGATTACCATCAACGGACAGAAGATGGGCAAGTCGCTCAACAACTTCATTACGTTGGAGCAATTCTTCACAGGCAACCACGAAACCTTAGAACAGGCTTATTCGCCTATGACCATTCGCTTCTTCATTCTGTCTGCTCACTACCGCGGAACGGTAGACTTCTCGAACGAAGCCCTGCAAGCTGCACAGAAAGGATACGAAAGACTGATGAACGCCATAGAGGATTTGAAACGCATTCAGACTGCTGCAGCAAGCGACGAGAATACCAAGAAGTTCGTTGCGGCATTGCGCCAAAAGTGCTACGATGCAATGAACGACGACCTTATGACACCTGCTGTCATCTCAAATCTGTTCGAGGCGTGCCACATAGTGAACCTGCTTATCGACCATAAAGCGCAAATCAGCGAAGAAGACCTAAAGGAACTCAGCGAAACGATGCGTCTTTTTGCTTTCGATATTCTTGGTTTGGTAAACGAACGTGGTGCCAACAACGACGCACGAGAGGCTGCTTACGGCAAAGTAGTGGATATGGTGCTCGACTTGCGTGCGAAAGCAAAAGCCAATAAAGACTGGGCTGTGAGCGACCAGATACGCGACGCTCTTGCCGAAGCTGGTTTCCAAGTGAAAGATACCAAAGACGGCGTAACTTGGAAGTTGGATAAATAA